In a single window of the Anabas testudineus chromosome 19, fAnaTes1.2, whole genome shotgun sequence genome:
- the LOC113155884 gene encoding urotensin-2 receptor, whose protein sequence is MTTVSMEPTGVLVERGANATDSPLNSHEDSAATFTIGTILSIMCLVGISGNIYTLVVMCQSMRTAASMYIYIINLALADLLYLLTIPFVVCTHFLKGWYFGDIGCRILISMDFLTMHASIFTLTVMSTERYFAVLKPLDTVKRSKSYRKAIAVLVWAASLILTLPMIVSIQLMMVGNKAMCQSTLSPLSYKVYISFLFCTSIVAPGLIIGYLYIQLARTYWVSQTETFKQTKKLPNQKVLYLIFTIVLLFWACFLPFWIWQLLGQFNPSLPLSTKAKRNINYLTTCLTYSNSCINPFLYTLLTKNYKEYLRKHKRSWTAGGYFNRRSRFQRSPRRSPSSSSQQCTESFMLTHTASLRAHNSSL, encoded by the exons ATGACCACAGTGTCCATGGAGCCTACAGGGGTCCTCGTGGAAAGGGGTGCCAATGCCACCGACTCCCCTCTGAACTCACATGAAGACTCAGCTGCCACATTTACCATTGGGACCATCCTTTCCATCATGTGCCTCGTTGGTATCTCTGGGAACATCTACACCCTGGTGGTTATGTGCCAATCCATGAGGACTGCAGCTTCTATGTACATCTACATCATCAACTTAGCACTGGCAGATCTGCTGTATCTTCTCACCATCCCCTTCGTAGTCTGCACACACTTCCTCAAAGGATGGTACTTTGGAGATATAGGATGTCGGATTCTGATCAGCATGGACTTCCTGACCATGCATGCCAGTATCTTCACGCTGACAGTCATGAGTACTGAGCGCTATTTTGCAGTGCTCAAGCCACTTGACACCGTCAAGCGCTCTAAAAGTTACCGCAAGGCCATTGCTGTACTGGTCTGGGCAGCTTCTCTGATACTGACTCTACCGATGATCGTGAGCATTCAGCTAATGATGGTCGGCAACAAGGCCATGTGTCAGTCCACCTTGTCCCCACTATCCTACAAGGTTTacatttctttcctgttttgcaCTAGCATTGTTGCCCCAGGACTGATCATTGGTTATCTCTACATCCAGCTTGCACGAACCTATTGGGTTTCACAGACGGAGACCTTCAAACAGACCAAGAAACTCCCCAATCAAAAG GTGCTGTACCTGATCTTTACCATTGTGCTCCTCTTCTGGGCATGTTTCCTGCCATTCTGGATCTGGCAGCTGTTGGGTCAGTTCAATCCCTCACTCCCACTCTCCACCAAAGCCAAACGCAACATAAATTACCTGACCACGTGTCTGACGTACTCCAACAGCTGCATCAACCCGTTCCTCTACACACTGCTCACTAAGAACTACAAGGAGTACCTGAGGAAGCACAAGCGCTCCTGGACAGCTGGCGGCTACTTCAACAGAAGGAGCCGTTTTCAGCGTTCACCACGCAGGTCGCCATCTTCCAGCAGTCAGCAGTGTACCGAGAGCTTCATGCTCACACATACAGCCTCTCTGCGAGCTCATAACAGCAGTTTGTAA